A single Kitasatospora gansuensis DNA region contains:
- a CDS encoding ParA family protein, which yields MTIDLPRIETPLGTSPGPGEVTVVAMLKGGAGKTTSAVYLALVLWSLGFTVVVVDADSVSQTAYGWARDAALAGTPLPFTVERYPFADLGEYVTHLRKEFDHVVVDVGGGNASLLADVLEKATRLIVTLAPSKADRKQLGATFKQARTAAAGHEGGGFAVYVLLTCCDARTSQPADARRELEAEERPVLDAVIPQRVEYERAIDTCPTNLDDYRAVWSEIREAEGTAA from the coding sequence GTGACGATCGACCTGCCGAGGATCGAGACCCCGCTGGGCACATCGCCCGGCCCGGGCGAGGTCACCGTGGTGGCCATGCTCAAGGGCGGCGCCGGGAAGACCACGTCCGCCGTGTACCTCGCGCTGGTGCTCTGGTCCCTCGGGTTCACCGTGGTGGTGGTCGACGCCGACAGCGTCAGCCAGACCGCCTACGGCTGGGCCCGCGACGCGGCCCTGGCGGGCACCCCGCTGCCGTTCACGGTGGAGAGGTATCCGTTCGCCGATCTCGGCGAGTACGTCACGCACCTGCGCAAGGAGTTCGACCACGTGGTGGTCGACGTCGGCGGCGGCAACGCCTCGCTGCTCGCGGACGTGCTGGAGAAGGCGACCCGGCTGATCGTCACGCTCGCCCCGTCGAAGGCCGACCGCAAGCAGCTCGGCGCCACCTTCAAGCAGGCCCGCACCGCGGCCGCCGGGCACGAGGGCGGAGGGTTCGCGGTGTACGTCCTGCTGACGTGCTGCGACGCGCGGACCAGTCAGCCGGCCGACGCGCGGCGGGAGCTGGAGGCGGAGGAGCGGCCGGTGCTCGACGCGGTGATCCCGCAGCGGGTCGAGTACGAGCGGGCCATCGACACCTGCCCGACCAACCTGGACGACTACCGCGCCGTGTGGTCGGAGATCCGCGAGGCAGAGGGGACGGCCGCCTGA